A genomic segment from Triticum dicoccoides isolate Atlit2015 ecotype Zavitan chromosome 1A, WEW_v2.0, whole genome shotgun sequence encodes:
- the LOC119359230 gene encoding uncharacterized protein LOC119359230 has protein sequence MPGGEGKDPGSPRAEEQDVKGDDEENKGRIDQPEGPTVDKEKNDTTASQIFKIDEDTVDVESEQYHGNDDLTETDVSNDLLCAGVKNLIVKSFKRKQSRTIVRKGSIKRPRLTEVTSHDDFGDAVCKAYSRCSIPYFSEVANSICKSKNKVDLIRSTGFGYMLELDDCLVPRPFAQWIADKVIVDDEAIFINKKRIPLNALGVLHVFGTPAGDINISMVDDAGKSEFLAFFGLTEVPTIKFFGNKIIEGEELSDEQLIRCFMIVALSTVLCSTSNTKPSTKYMGSLIDVSKIRNLNWCKFTHMWLLQAIRKYQKEKTKQNRLTLTLGGCIYQLAVRFLDFTDFGAIQVPSIMPRICVWKGSLVKNFSDMLIDQNGMYRPSKIKDESETCYAQESFSWASTTKNSNLRAAIDRTVGNSLPEEVKEEIYTSFQFYMKDENVSTCMKAKNLLLKTLELVTSRNGDSEKTLKLESSEKSHNTVSNQHWSGSTVKVNSDGDYEEDEGTTTLLRRTKRVKQISEQSPASIETERMSHEQEVFQGKSDEGVDVIGSSKLEDAYNQMGKGNEEFQEHNDKETINAQEEIQDQVNTSKYDTEAVKAPQEVSIEDGLGRENKVTVQDKVLEAKINETRAASTTSFEYLLLPDNTTLLPQIQSKEAGKGNASSFSGFMSQKTSSNEHISQQKDDTNVINQQQKGSCSKIDFDINVTLAADGDDANDHEANKHVIDNPVGNEDESWADYLDKARQKYFFYDDDTPTCRILEDMDDCGNEITEPELWRPVHMTTKEYNEKIENAKKIIVHQTLKERESGNYHQEQEIKSCEFSVHCAQQQQSVGQRCTSPDGGIIDLTSPNTSIRNGWNEPHTCYSPRNRNTTYKTTTTTPPRTKKPQ, from the exons ATGCCCGGCGGCGAGGGCAAGGATCCAGGGTCGCCACGCGCAGAGGAGCAG GATGttaaaggagatgatgaagaaaataAGGGACGCATCGATCAACCCGAGGGCCCAACAGTTGATAAAGAGAAGAATGACACAACTGCAAGTCAGATCTTCAAGATTGACGAAGATACAGTAGATGTCGAAAGCGAACAGTACCATGGGAATGATGACCTAACTGAAACCGATGTGTCCAACGACCTACTTTGTGCTGGAGTAAAAAATTTG ATTGTGAAGAGCTTTAAAAGGAAGCAAAGCCGGACCATTGTACGAAAGGGGAGCATAAAG AGACCAAGACTAACTGAAGTGACTTCACACGATGATTTTGGCGATGCAGTATGTAAAGCATATAGTAGGTGCAGCATACCATATTTCTCCGAGGTCGCGAATAGCATTTGCAAGAGCAAGAACAAAGTGGACTTAATCAGGTCTACTGGTTTTGGTTACATGCTGGAGTTAGATGATTGTCTTGTGCCTAGGCCGTTTGCTCAGTGGATAGCAGACAAGGTCATTGTTGATGATGAAGCAATTTTCATCAACAAGAAGCGCATACCACTGAATGCACTGGGTGTCCTGCATGTTTTTGGCACTCCGGCAGGGGACATCAACATTAGCATGGTCGACGATGCAGGGAAGTCAGAGTTCCTTGCATTTTTCGGGCTCACAGAAGTGCCCACAATAAAGTTTTTTGGCAACAAGATTATTGAAGGAGAAGAGTTGTCTGACGAACAGCTCATTCGCTGTTTCATGATTGTTGCCCTGTCAACCGTGTTGTGCTCAACTTCAAACACTAAACCAAGCACCAAGTATATGGGATCACTAATAGATGTCAGTAAAATCAGAAACCTAAATTGGTGCAAGTTCACTCACATGTGGCTGTTGCAAGCTATTAGGAAGTATCAAAAAGAGAAGACGAAGCAAAACCGCTTGACATTGACACTAGGAGGCTGCATATACCAACTAGCG GTCCGCTTCCTTGACTTCACAGACTTTGGAGCAATACAAGTACCATCAATCATGCCAAGGATATGTGTATGGAAAGGCAGTCTTGTCAAAAATTTCAGTGATATGCTCATAGACCAAAATGGAATGTACAGACCAAGTAAA ATAAAAGATGAATCTGAAACATGCTATGCTCAAGAGTCATTCAGTTGGGCCAGCACGACGAAGAACTCAAACTTAAGGGCTGCTATTGACAGAACAGTGGGGAATTCTCTTCCCGAGGAG GTGAAAGAAGAGATATACACATCATTCCAGTTTTACATGAAAGATGAAAACGTAAGCACTTGCATGAAAGCAAAGAATTTGCTTTTAAAGACCCTGGAATTAGTGACATCAAGAAATGGCGATTCAGAGAAAACTTTGAAACTTGAGTCATCCGAGAAGAGCCATAATACAGTGAGCAACCAACACTGGTCAGGATCTACTGTAAAAGTAAACTCAGATGGAGATTATGAAGAAGATGAGG GAACGACGACTCTACTTCGAAGgactaagagggtgaaacaaatcAGCGAACAATCACCtgcttcaattgaaactgaaagaaTGAGCCATGAGCAAGAAGTATTCCAAGGAAAGAGTGATGAAGGGGTTGATGTTATTGGGAGCTCAAAGTTAGAAGATGCATAT AATCAAATGGGCAAGGGTAATGAAGAATTTCAAGAACACAACGACAAAGAGACAATAAACGCACAAGAAGAAATTCAAGATCAAGTGAACACAAGCAAATATGATACAGAGGCAGTGAAAGCACCCCAAGAAGTCAGCATCGAAGATGGACTAGGAAGAGAAAACAAGGTTACAGTGCAGGACAAGGTGCTAGAAGCGAAGATCAATGAAACAAGAGCAGCGAGCACGACAAGTTTTGAGTACTTACTTCTACCAGACAACACTACTTTGTTACCTCAGATTCAGAGCAAAGAAGCCGGGAAAGGAAATGCATCAAGTTTTTCCGGTTTCAtgagccagaagacatccagtaatGAACATATCTCCCAA CAAAAAGACGACACCAACGTGATCAACCAGCAACAGAAGGGGTCCTGCAGCAAAATAGATTTCGACATAAATGTCACATTAGCTGCAG ATGGGGATGACGCAAATGACCATGAAGCAAACAAGCATGTCATAGATAATCCTGTAGGAAACGAAGACGAATCCTGGGCTGATTACTTGGATAAAGCAAGGCAAAAGTACTTCTTCTATGATGATGACACGCCAACTTGTCGTATACTCGAAGATATGGATGACTGCGGGAATGAAATAACTGAGCCTGAGCTATGGCGTCCTGTGCACATGACAACAAAGGAATATAACGAAAAAATCGAG aatgcaaagaaaatcattgttcaCCAGACATTGAAAGAAAGGGAATCAGGCAACTACCATCAAGAGCAAGAGATCAAGAGCTGCGAG